From the genome of Streptomyces sp. NBC_00659, one region includes:
- a CDS encoding class I SAM-dependent methyltransferase, which yields MTPSSSPSPSAPPGAPRHSARAHSFNAAAAQYAANRPSYPPALFDAVEDLAGRSLSGAKVADVGAGTGISTSLLHSRGADVLAVEPGPGMADEFRRVHPRIPIVRGSGDALPLAAASMDFLTYAQSWHWTEPSRSVPEALRVLRPGGALALWWNTEALDVPWIEAAARRAERFLGLDEKDRKAEKSPSSATPAHSLAADPSGSLSFDHRQVRWSRRVPVDTHLANIGSHSPFLVLGEEVTEAFFAEERNHLLQAFPEGFVEETYVVELLVAIRS from the coding sequence ATGACGCCTTCCTCGTCGCCCTCCCCTTCCGCTCCTCCCGGAGCCCCCCGACACTCCGCGCGCGCCCACTCCTTCAACGCCGCCGCGGCGCAGTACGCCGCCAACCGTCCCTCGTACCCGCCCGCCCTCTTCGACGCCGTCGAAGACCTCGCGGGCCGGTCCCTGAGCGGTGCCAAGGTGGCGGACGTGGGGGCGGGCACCGGCATTTCGACCAGCCTCCTGCACAGCCGCGGCGCGGACGTCCTGGCCGTGGAACCCGGCCCCGGCATGGCCGACGAGTTCCGCCGCGTCCACCCCCGCATCCCGATCGTGCGGGGCAGTGGCGACGCCCTGCCCCTCGCCGCCGCCTCCATGGACTTCCTCACCTACGCCCAGTCCTGGCACTGGACCGAGCCGAGCCGCTCGGTGCCGGAGGCGTTGCGCGTGCTGCGTCCCGGCGGGGCGCTGGCCCTGTGGTGGAACACCGAGGCGCTCGACGTCCCGTGGATCGAGGCGGCGGCCCGGCGCGCCGAACGCTTCCTCGGCCTGGACGAGAAGGACCGGAAGGCCGAGAAGAGCCCCAGCTCCGCCACCCCCGCGCACTCCCTGGCCGCCGACCCCAGCGGCAGCCTCTCCTTCGACCACCGCCAGGTCCGCTGGAGCCGGCGCGTCCCGGTGGACACCCACCTCGCCAACATCGGCAGCCACTCGCCGTTCCTGGTCCTCGGCGAGGAGGTCACCGAGGCGTTCTTCGCCGAGGAACGGAACCACCTCCTCCAGGCCTTCCCGGAAGGGTTCGTGGAGGAGACCTACGTCGTGGAGCTGCTGGTGGCGATCCGTTCGTGA
- a CDS encoding SulP family inorganic anion transporter: protein MRKADLFASLVVFLVALPLCVGVAIASGVPAELGLVTGIVGGLVAGILPGSSLQVSGPAAGLTVLVYEAVQSYGVQALGVLVLGAGLVQLGLGVLRLGRWFRAVSVAVVQGMLAGIGLVLIAGQVYAMGDTAAPSGGLGKIAGIVSLAGAADPVALAIGAATVAVLLLWPRWRRGARVVPAPLLAVGLASAVTGVFDLAVRRVEVQGLFDAVRPPAVTDLGRLTEVGVIGTVLAFALIASAESLFSAAAVDRLHRGPRTDYDRELIAQGAGNTVCGMLGALPMTAVIVRSAANVQAGAQTKVSRVLHGVWLLLFTAVVPAVLGLIPVAALAGLLVHAGCKLVPVREVRTLWRGHRGEVAVLVVTAVAIVVGNLFEGVLVGLALAVAKTAWDISHVHVETEDWGAAGMVVRVVGNATFLRLPKLLDALEALPHDRVVRLELGGLRHVDHACAAALDTWAAGRDHERIATSSSTT from the coding sequence ATGCGCAAAGCCGATCTGTTCGCGTCCCTCGTCGTCTTTCTGGTGGCGCTGCCCCTGTGTGTCGGGGTCGCCATAGCGTCCGGTGTGCCGGCCGAGCTGGGGCTGGTGACCGGAATCGTCGGTGGGCTGGTCGCCGGGATACTGCCCGGAAGCAGTCTGCAGGTGAGCGGGCCGGCGGCCGGGCTGACCGTGCTGGTGTACGAGGCCGTGCAGTCGTACGGGGTCCAGGCGCTCGGCGTGCTGGTGCTCGGCGCCGGCCTCGTACAGCTCGGGCTCGGGGTTCTCCGGCTCGGGCGGTGGTTCCGGGCCGTGTCCGTGGCCGTCGTGCAGGGGATGCTCGCCGGGATCGGGCTCGTGCTGATCGCCGGCCAGGTGTACGCGATGGGCGACACGGCCGCGCCCTCCGGCGGGCTCGGGAAGATCGCCGGGATCGTTTCGCTGGCCGGTGCCGCCGATCCCGTGGCGCTGGCGATCGGCGCCGCCACCGTGGCCGTACTCCTGCTGTGGCCGCGGTGGCGACGAGGGGCGCGGGTGGTGCCGGCGCCGCTGCTGGCGGTGGGGCTCGCCTCGGCCGTGACCGGAGTCTTCGATCTCGCCGTGCGACGGGTCGAGGTCCAGGGGCTGTTCGATGCCGTACGGCCGCCGGCCGTCACGGACCTGGGGCGGCTCACGGAAGTGGGCGTGATCGGGACCGTACTGGCGTTCGCGCTGATCGCTTCGGCGGAGTCGTTGTTCAGTGCGGCGGCGGTGGACCGGCTGCACCGGGGCCCGCGTACCGACTACGACCGTGAGCTCATCGCGCAGGGCGCCGGGAACACCGTGTGCGGCATGCTCGGGGCGCTGCCCATGACCGCCGTGATCGTGCGGAGCGCGGCCAACGTGCAGGCGGGGGCGCAGACCAAGGTGTCGCGGGTGCTGCACGGGGTGTGGCTACTGCTCTTCACGGCCGTGGTGCCCGCGGTGCTCGGGCTGATTCCGGTGGCGGCGCTGGCGGGGCTGCTGGTGCACGCGGGGTGCAAGCTCGTGCCGGTGCGGGAGGTACGGACGCTGTGGCGCGGGCATCGCGGTGAGGTGGCCGTCCTCGTGGTGACCGCGGTGGCGATCGTGGTCGGGAACCTGTTCGAGGGAGTGCTGGTCGGGCTCGCGCTCGCCGTGGCCAAGACCGCCTGGGACATCAGTCATGTGCACGTGGAGACCGAGGATTGGGGCGCCGCGGGCATGGTCGTCCGGGTGGTCGGCAACGCCACCTTCCTGAGGCTGCCGAAGCTGCTGGACGCCTTGGAGGCCTTGCCGCACGACCGTGTCGTACGGCTGGAACTGGGCGGACTGCGGCACGTGGACCACGCGTGCGCGGCAGCCCTCGACACGTGGGCCGCCGGGCGGGATCACGAACGGATCGCCACCAGCAGCTCCACGACGTAG
- a CDS encoding ABC transporter ATP-binding protein, translating into MIIRPRPPDPTGTPVSLSPPAVRAEGLTVVRGTRTVLHGLDFTVPRGQITGLLGPSGCGKSTLMRATVGTQAKVGGTLEVLGRPAGDAALRSRIGYVTQAPSVYDDLTVRQNLDYFAAILDPGRAAAERRHTDVTRVIADVDLASHTDSLAGNLSGGQRSRVSLAVALLGAPELLVLDEPTVGLDPVLRRDLWNLFHSIAEQRGTTLLISSHVMDEAERCHRLLLMREGGILADDTPDALRERTGSDTVETAFLHLVDEAVAAAHLPAPTPAAKSTATGPDSREETAR; encoded by the coding sequence ATGATTATTCGTCCGCGTCCGCCCGACCCCACAGGAACGCCCGTGTCCCTCTCCCCGCCCGCCGTCCGCGCCGAAGGCCTCACGGTCGTCCGCGGCACCCGCACCGTTCTGCACGGACTCGACTTCACCGTCCCGCGCGGCCAGATCACCGGCCTGCTCGGTCCCTCCGGCTGCGGGAAATCCACCCTGATGCGCGCGACCGTCGGCACCCAGGCCAAGGTCGGCGGCACCCTCGAAGTCCTCGGCCGTCCCGCCGGCGACGCCGCACTGCGCTCCCGCATCGGTTACGTCACCCAGGCGCCCTCCGTCTACGACGACCTGACCGTCCGCCAGAACCTCGACTACTTCGCCGCGATCCTCGACCCCGGCCGGGCCGCCGCCGAACGCCGGCACACGGACGTCACCCGGGTCATCGCCGACGTCGACCTCGCCTCGCACACCGACTCCCTCGCCGGGAACCTCTCGGGCGGCCAGCGCAGCCGCGTCTCGCTCGCCGTCGCCCTCCTCGGAGCCCCGGAACTCCTGGTCCTCGACGAACCGACGGTCGGCCTCGACCCCGTCCTGCGCCGCGACCTGTGGAACCTCTTCCACTCCATCGCCGAACAGCGCGGCACGACCCTCCTGATCTCCTCCCACGTCATGGACGAGGCCGAGCGCTGCCACCGGCTCCTCCTGATGCGCGAGGGCGGGATCCTCGCCGACGACACCCCCGACGCCCTTCGCGAACGGACCGGCTCGGACACCGTCGAAACCGCGTTCCTGCACCTCGTGGACGAGGCGGTCGCCGCCGCGCACCTGCCCGCGCCGACCCCGGCCGCGAAGTCCACGGCCACCGGCCCCGACTCCCGCGAGGAGACCGCCCGATGA
- a CDS encoding ABC transporter permease, producing MSSTAATSPTPPTAPESPDAPGQPAPASRPSPLNLSRTTATAARALRQLRHDPRTIALMILVPCVMLVLLRYVFDGSPQTFDSIGASLLGIFPLITMFLVTSIATLRERTSGTLERLLAMPLGKGDLIAGYALAFGAIAIVQSALATGLAVWLLGLDVTGSPWLLLLVALLDALLGTALGLFVSAFAASEFQAVQFMPAVIFPQLLLCGLFTPRSNMHPVLEAISDVLPMSYAVDAMNEVLKHTDMTATFVRDALIVAGTALLVLGLGAATLRRRTP from the coding sequence ATGAGTTCCACCGCGGCCACGAGCCCCACTCCACCCACCGCGCCCGAGAGCCCGGACGCCCCGGGGCAGCCCGCACCCGCGTCCCGCCCGAGCCCGCTCAACCTCTCCCGTACGACGGCCACCGCGGCCCGCGCCCTGCGCCAGCTCCGGCACGACCCGCGCACCATCGCGCTGATGATCCTCGTCCCCTGCGTGATGCTGGTCCTGCTCCGCTACGTCTTCGACGGCAGCCCGCAGACCTTCGACTCCATCGGCGCGTCCCTCCTCGGGATCTTCCCGCTGATCACGATGTTCCTGGTGACCTCGATCGCGACCCTGCGCGAGCGCACCTCCGGCACCCTCGAACGCCTCCTCGCCATGCCCCTGGGCAAAGGCGACCTGATCGCCGGCTACGCCCTCGCCTTCGGCGCGATCGCCATCGTCCAGTCGGCCCTGGCCACCGGACTCGCGGTCTGGCTCCTCGGCCTGGACGTCACGGGCTCCCCCTGGCTCCTCCTGCTGGTCGCCCTCCTCGACGCCCTCCTCGGAACGGCCCTCGGCCTCTTCGTCTCGGCGTTCGCCGCCTCCGAGTTCCAGGCCGTCCAGTTCATGCCGGCGGTGATCTTCCCGCAGCTCCTCCTCTGCGGCCTGTTCACCCCGCGCTCGAACATGCACCCCGTCCTGGAGGCCATCTCCGACGTCCTCCCCATGTCGTACGCGGTCGACGCCATGAACGAGGTCCTCAAGCACACGGACATGACCGCGACCTTCGTACGCGACGCGCTGATCGTCGCCGGGACCGCGCTGCTGGTGCTGGGCCTCGGAGCGGCGACCCTGCGACGCAGGACGCCGTAG
- the proC gene encoding pyrroline-5-carboxylate reductase: MPQKVAVLGTGKIGEALLSGMIRAGWAPTDLLVTARRPERARELQERHGVTSVSNAEAAKTADTLILTVKPQDMGALLDELAPHIPADRLIISGAAGIPTSFFEERLAAGTPVVRVMTNTPALVDEAMSVISAGSHATAEHVAYAEEVFGAVGKTLLVPESQQDACTALSGSGPAYFFYLVEAMTDAGILLGLPRDKAHDLIVQSAIGAAVMLRDSGEHPVKLRENVTSPAGTTINAIRELENHGVRAALIAALEAARDRSRELASGNS, encoded by the coding sequence ATGCCTCAGAAAGTCGCAGTCCTCGGCACCGGCAAGATCGGCGAAGCCCTGCTCAGCGGAATGATCCGAGCCGGCTGGGCCCCCACCGATCTCCTGGTCACCGCCCGCCGCCCGGAGCGGGCCAGGGAACTCCAGGAACGCCACGGCGTCACCTCGGTCAGCAACGCGGAAGCGGCGAAGACCGCCGACACCCTGATCCTCACGGTCAAGCCCCAGGACATGGGCGCCCTCCTCGACGAACTCGCTCCGCACATCCCCGCCGACCGCCTGATCATCAGCGGCGCGGCGGGTATCCCGACCTCCTTCTTCGAGGAGCGCCTGGCCGCCGGCACCCCCGTCGTCCGGGTCATGACGAACACCCCCGCCCTCGTCGACGAGGCCATGTCCGTCATCTCCGCCGGGAGCCACGCCACCGCCGAGCACGTGGCGTACGCCGAGGAGGTCTTCGGTGCCGTCGGCAAGACCCTCCTCGTCCCCGAGTCGCAGCAGGACGCCTGCACCGCACTCTCCGGTTCGGGACCGGCGTACTTCTTCTACCTGGTCGAGGCCATGACGGACGCGGGCATCCTGCTCGGACTGCCTCGCGACAAGGCGCACGACCTGATCGTCCAGTCCGCGATCGGCGCCGCCGTGATGCTCCGCGACAGCGGCGAGCACCCCGTGAAGCTCCGCGAGAACGTCACGTCTCCCGCGGGCACCACGATCAACGCGATCCGTGAACTCGAGAACCACGGCGTACGTGCCGCACTCATCGCGGCGCTGGAAGCGGCCCGCGACCGCAGCCGCGAACTCGCTTCCGGCAACAGCTGA
- the trpS gene encoding tryptophan--tRNA ligase codes for MTRIFSGVKPTGHLTLGNYLGAVRRWAEVDQHRAEALFCIVDLHALTVDHDPGRVRRLSRQAATLLLASGLDPELCTVFVQSHVDEHARLSYVLECVATDGEMRRMIQYKEKAALERKRGGSVRLSLLTYPVLMAADILAYGSDEVPVGDDQAQHVELTRDLAVRFNQRYGHTFVVPRATRPEVAARVMNLQEPTSKMGKSDDVGPGVVYLLDEPEAVRKKIMRAVTDSGQDVAYDPETRPGVSNLLEILAACEGGDPETLSGGYASYGALKKDTADAVVELLRPLQERHKELCTDPAYVEGVLRDGARRARETARPTVDSAYEAIGLLPPSAG; via the coding sequence ATGACGCGGATCTTCAGTGGGGTCAAGCCGACCGGGCATCTGACGCTGGGGAACTATCTGGGCGCCGTACGCCGCTGGGCCGAGGTCGACCAGCACCGGGCCGAGGCCCTGTTCTGCATCGTCGATCTGCACGCGCTGACCGTGGACCACGATCCGGGGCGGGTCCGCAGGCTCAGCAGGCAGGCGGCGACGTTGTTGCTGGCCTCGGGACTCGATCCAGAGCTGTGCACCGTGTTCGTACAGAGTCATGTGGACGAACACGCGCGGCTGTCGTACGTGCTGGAGTGCGTCGCGACCGACGGCGAGATGCGGCGGATGATCCAGTACAAGGAGAAGGCCGCGCTGGAGCGGAAGCGCGGGGGGAGCGTGCGGCTGTCCCTGCTGACGTATCCCGTGCTGATGGCGGCCGACATCCTGGCGTACGGGAGCGATGAGGTGCCGGTCGGGGACGACCAGGCGCAGCATGTCGAACTGACCCGGGATCTGGCCGTGCGGTTCAACCAGCGGTACGGGCACACGTTCGTGGTGCCCCGGGCGACCCGGCCGGAGGTCGCGGCACGGGTCATGAATCTTCAGGAGCCGACGTCGAAGATGGGCAAGAGTGACGATGTCGGACCGGGCGTCGTCTATCTGCTCGATGAACCGGAAGCCGTACGGAAGAAGATCATGCGCGCGGTGACGGACAGCGGGCAGGACGTCGCGTACGACCCGGAGACGCGGCCCGGAGTCTCGAATCTGCTGGAGATCCTCGCGGCGTGCGAGGGCGGCGACCCCGAAACCCTGAGCGGGGGATACGCCTCGTACGGGGCTCTGAAGAAGGACACCGCCGACGCCGTGGTCGAGCTCCTCAGGCCCTTGCAGGAGAGACACAAGGAGCTGTGCACGGATCCCGCCTACGTGGAGGGGGTCTTGCGGGACGGTGCGCGGCGGGCCAGGGAGACGGCGCGGCCGACGGTGGACTCGGCGTACGAGGCCATCGGGTTGCTCCCGCCCTCGGCCGGGTGA
- a CDS encoding HAD family hydrolase yields the protein MRYDLIIFDNDGVLVDSEPISNTLLAAYLTELGHPTTYEDSLRDYMGSAMHRIHDMVLERTGRRLPDDFDDVFHARVFAAFERELKPVPGAGQVLEKLAADGVPYCVASSGSHERIRVGHRTTGLDRWFDEGRVFSSQDVGRGKPAPDLFLHAAERMGVRPEKCAVVEDSPLGVQAADAAGMDVYGFTAMTPADRLTGATQLFSDMGELADLLV from the coding sequence ATGCGCTATGACCTGATCATTTTCGACAATGACGGTGTCCTCGTGGACAGCGAGCCGATCTCCAACACCTTGCTGGCCGCCTATCTCACCGAGCTGGGGCACCCCACCACGTACGAGGACTCCCTGCGTGACTACATGGGATCCGCGATGCACCGCATCCACGACATGGTCCTGGAGCGCACCGGGCGGCGGCTTCCGGACGACTTCGACGACGTGTTCCACGCCCGCGTCTTCGCCGCCTTCGAGCGGGAGCTGAAGCCCGTTCCCGGAGCCGGCCAGGTACTGGAGAAACTGGCCGCGGACGGCGTGCCGTACTGCGTGGCCTCCTCCGGGAGCCATGAGCGGATCCGGGTCGGGCACCGGACGACAGGGCTCGACCGATGGTTCGACGAGGGACGGGTCTTCAGCTCGCAGGACGTCGGGCGGGGCAAGCCGGCACCCGATCTGTTTCTCCACGCCGCCGAGCGCATGGGCGTACGGCCGGAGAAGTGCGCTGTCGTGGAGGACAGCCCCCTGGGCGTACAGGCGGCCGACGCGGCGGGGATGGACGTGTACGGGTTCACCGCCATGACACCGGCCGACAGACTGACCGGCGCCACCCAACTCTTCTCCGACATGGGGGAGTTGGCTGACCTGCTGGTATGA
- a CDS encoding VC0807 family protein, whose amino-acid sequence MSITATEISTGETTRAALAETATTPETDGARPSFLPLIVDVAVPVGSYYLLRNGFGMSTMAALGWSSVVPAVRTVWSVVKERKVNALAGLILFVNVVGLALSMVAGDPRLMLAKDSGVSSAIGIGVLVSVRLGRPMMTQGMKPFLVKGDAARAAAWDRLAAGSEPFRKAERTFSLVWGTVLLGECVARVVGAYTLPIDTMVWLGTVVMIASMVLAFLLSGRFAVVPMEKMLERELAAGAGTHR is encoded by the coding sequence ATGAGCATCACCGCCACCGAGATCAGCACCGGAGAGACCACCCGCGCCGCCCTGGCGGAAACGGCCACCACCCCGGAGACCGACGGTGCCCGGCCGAGCTTCCTGCCGTTGATCGTGGACGTGGCGGTACCCGTCGGGTCGTACTACCTGCTCAGGAACGGGTTCGGGATGAGCACGATGGCGGCCCTCGGCTGGAGCAGCGTCGTGCCGGCCGTGCGGACCGTGTGGAGCGTGGTGAAGGAGCGCAAGGTCAACGCCCTGGCCGGGCTGATCCTCTTCGTCAACGTGGTCGGGCTCGCGCTCAGCATGGTCGCCGGTGACCCGCGGCTGATGCTGGCGAAGGACAGCGGGGTCAGCAGCGCGATCGGGATCGGTGTCCTGGTGTCCGTGAGGCTCGGGCGGCCGATGATGACGCAGGGCATGAAGCCGTTCCTCGTGAAGGGCGACGCGGCGCGGGCCGCGGCCTGGGACCGGCTGGCGGCCGGCTCCGAGCCGTTCCGGAAGGCAGAGCGGACGTTCTCGCTGGTGTGGGGCACGGTCCTGCTCGGTGAGTGCGTCGCGCGGGTCGTGGGTGCCTACACGCTGCCGATCGACACGATGGTCTGGCTCGGCACGGTCGTCATGATCGCCTCCATGGTCCTGGCCTTCCTGCTCAGCGGGCGCTTCGCCGTCGTCCCGATGGAGAAGATGCTGGAGCGGGAGCTCGCCGCCGGGGCCGGGACGCACCGCTGA
- a CDS encoding MFS transporter translates to MTDVLRRGRASLAFSFFAQGAAFALLVTRIPAIQDRYGISDALLPAFLAAVPVLAGLGSVATEHLVKRIPPSRVLRWSQPVVLLALLGVGAGDQLVEVAVALGAFGLAVGGLDASMNMLGVSLQRSYGRSIMLGFHATYSLGGIVGASLAWAGAHWHQPLFVSYLPVVLVLLPLALVGSRWYVDAGADTEGKEEAVADAGAGPLVFRLLLPLCLVMTFAYIGDSTVSNWSAKYLKDVLGSSEQTATVPYNVYMVMTLVGRAVGDFGVRRFGAVAVVRLGAVVAALGFGVVAVAPGAGVGMLGFTLLGLGLCVIVPQTFAAAGRLFPGASDTAIARLNIFNYVGFLIGSPLVGALGDAWNYRGAMLVPMVLVLATLGYARSFEPQPDRYGEMHERPRTADVGRGSNGV, encoded by the coding sequence ATGACAGATGTGCTGCGGCGCGGTAGGGCCTCTCTGGCGTTCAGCTTCTTCGCTCAGGGTGCCGCCTTCGCGCTGCTCGTGACGCGTATCCCGGCCATCCAGGACCGCTACGGGATCTCCGACGCGCTGCTGCCGGCGTTCCTGGCGGCCGTCCCGGTCCTCGCCGGGCTGGGCAGCGTCGCCACCGAGCATCTGGTCAAGCGCATACCCCCCAGCCGCGTCCTGCGGTGGTCGCAGCCGGTCGTGCTGCTGGCCCTGCTGGGTGTCGGCGCCGGTGACCAGCTCGTCGAGGTGGCGGTCGCCCTCGGCGCCTTCGGCCTGGCGGTCGGTGGTCTCGATGCCTCGATGAACATGCTCGGGGTGAGTCTCCAGCGGTCGTACGGGCGCAGCATCATGCTCGGTTTCCATGCCACGTACAGCCTGGGCGGGATCGTGGGCGCCTCGCTCGCGTGGGCCGGGGCGCATTGGCATCAGCCGCTCTTCGTGTCGTATCTGCCGGTCGTGCTGGTGCTGCTGCCGCTCGCCCTGGTGGGGAGCCGGTGGTACGTCGACGCGGGCGCGGACACGGAGGGGAAGGAGGAGGCGGTGGCCGACGCGGGTGCCGGTCCGCTCGTCTTCCGGCTGCTGCTGCCGCTGTGTCTGGTGATGACGTTCGCCTACATCGGGGACTCGACCGTCTCCAACTGGAGCGCGAAGTACCTCAAGGACGTGCTGGGCAGTTCGGAGCAGACGGCGACCGTTCCGTACAACGTCTACATGGTGATGACGCTGGTGGGGCGTGCTGTCGGGGACTTCGGGGTGCGGCGTTTCGGGGCGGTGGCGGTGGTGCGGCTGGGTGCCGTGGTCGCCGCGCTCGGGTTCGGGGTGGTGGCGGTCGCGCCGGGTGCCGGGGTGGGCATGCTGGGGTTCACGCTGCTGGGGCTCGGGCTGTGTGTGATCGTGCCGCAGACCTTCGCGGCCGCGGGGCGGCTCTTCCCCGGGGCGTCGGACACGGCGATCGCGCGGCTGAACATCTTCAACTACGTGGGGTTCCTGATCGGTTCTCCGTTGGTGGGCGCGCTGGGCGACGCCTGGAACTACCGCGGAGCCATGCTCGTACCGATGGTGCTGGTCCTCGCGACCTTGGGCTATGCCCGCTCGTTCGAACCTCAGCCGGACCGATACGGTGAGATGCATGAGCGGCCGCGCACAGCTGATGTGGGACGAGGCAGTAACGGGGTATGA
- a CDS encoding acetoin utilization protein AcuC produces the protein MSGRAQLMWDEAVTGYDFGPEHPMDPVRLRLTKGLVDAFGLDRAVDVVAAKPAGDSTLRLVHREDYVSAVRSASADPVSADASYGLGTMDDPAFTGMHEVSAMIAGQSVGAAEAVWRGEALHAVNFAGGLHHAMPGAASGFCIYNDAALAIARLLELGAERVAYIDVDVHHGDGVQAAFWEDPRVLTISLHEHPRTLFPQTGWPEETGAGSAEGTAVNVALPAGTGDAGWLRAFHAVVPELIADFRPQVLVTQHGADTHFEDPLAHLAVSLDAQRAVQVACHDLAHTYADGRWVALGGGGYAVVEVVPRSWTHLVAVAAGRPVEPETVIPESWRQEVFARTRQLAPMRMTDGRWPVSWKDWESGYDPADRLDQAIVATRKAVFPLRGMLP, from the coding sequence ATGAGCGGCCGCGCACAGCTGATGTGGGACGAGGCAGTAACGGGGTATGACTTCGGTCCGGAGCATCCGATGGATCCGGTCCGGCTCCGGCTGACCAAGGGGCTCGTCGACGCCTTCGGGCTCGACCGGGCCGTCGATGTCGTCGCGGCGAAGCCCGCCGGGGATTCGACCCTGCGGCTGGTGCACCGCGAGGACTATGTGTCGGCGGTCAGGTCCGCGTCCGCCGACCCCGTGTCCGCCGACGCGTCGTACGGCCTCGGGACCATGGACGATCCCGCGTTCACCGGGATGCACGAGGTGTCCGCGATGATCGCCGGGCAGTCCGTGGGCGCCGCGGAGGCCGTGTGGCGCGGGGAGGCGCTGCACGCGGTGAACTTCGCGGGCGGGCTGCACCACGCGATGCCCGGCGCCGCCTCCGGGTTCTGCATCTACAACGACGCCGCTCTCGCCATCGCCCGCCTTCTGGAGCTGGGTGCCGAGCGGGTCGCGTACATCGATGTCGATGTGCACCACGGTGACGGTGTCCAGGCGGCCTTCTGGGAGGATCCGCGGGTTCTGACGATCTCGCTGCACGAGCACCCGCGGACGCTGTTCCCGCAGACCGGGTGGCCCGAGGAGACCGGGGCGGGCAGTGCGGAGGGTACGGCCGTCAATGTCGCCTTGCCGGCGGGTACCGGGGACGCGGGCTGGCTGCGGGCGTTCCACGCCGTGGTGCCGGAGCTGATCGCCGACTTCCGGCCGCAGGTGCTGGTCACCCAGCACGGCGCGGACACCCACTTCGAGGACCCGCTCGCGCACCTGGCCGTCTCGCTCGACGCGCAGCGGGCCGTGCAGGTCGCCTGTCACGACCTGGCGCACACGTACGCCGACGGACGCTGGGTCGCGCTGGGGGGTGGCGGATACGCGGTGGTGGAGGTGGTGCCGCGCTCGTGGACGCATCTGGTGGCCGTGGCGGCGGGCCGTCCCGTCGAGCCCGAGACGGTGATCCCGGAGAGCTGGCGGCAGGAGGTCTTCGCCCGTACCCGGCAGCTGGCGCCGATGCGGATGACGGACGGACGGTGGCCGGTGTCGTGGAAGGACTGGGAGTCGGGGTACGACCCGGCGGACCGTCTCGACCAGGCGATCGTGGCGACACGCAAGGCCGTGTTCCCGCTGCGGGGGATGCTTCCTTAG
- a CDS encoding phosphatase — protein sequence MLSTGALRAHLLAARLAGPVATSREESLRSYRLFAARDPRLMLGLDPEWTWCQRDLIELMADKCGVSADPLHTSGHDVIDPELTLAALDAFAERLGEAARRRHPVLLGTGHPHRLIDFYAALADALSAAGCAVLTPAQGSSIDITTRFGLRTYSLDYVQGVALVREPEAGAAGRATGAHTHSPLPVRTVLAAAAAGGGPLPELVIGDHGWVCGAGQLGFEAIGLADTDDPALFVGEAEGQVSVAVPLDDAVRSDYYRPLTRYVLNRACLSQ from the coding sequence GTGTTGAGCACCGGCGCTTTGCGTGCCCATCTTCTGGCCGCCCGGCTCGCCGGGCCCGTGGCCACCTCGCGCGAGGAGAGCCTGCGCAGCTACCGGCTCTTCGCCGCCCGCGACCCCCGCCTGATGCTCGGACTTGATCCCGAATGGACGTGGTGTCAGCGGGATTTGATCGAGTTAATGGCCGACAAATGCGGAGTTTCGGCTGATCCATTACATACTTCGGGGCATGATGTGATCGACCCGGAGCTGACGCTGGCGGCCCTCGACGCCTTCGCGGAACGGCTCGGCGAAGCGGCCCGGCGTCGTCACCCTGTGCTTCTCGGTACGGGTCACCCGCACCGGCTGATCGATTTCTACGCCGCACTCGCGGACGCCCTGTCAGCGGCGGGGTGTGCCGTCCTCACCCCCGCGCAGGGTAGCTCTATCGACATAACGACCCGGTTCGGTCTACGCACGTACAGCCTCGACTACGTACAAGGTGTCGCGCTGGTGCGCGAACCAGAGGCGGGAGCCGCCGGTCGTGCGACCGGCGCACACACCCATTCACCCCTCCCGGTCCGGACCGTTCTGGCGGCCGCCGCCGCGGGCGGAGGGCCCCTCCCGGAGCTGGTCATCGGGGACCACGGATGGGTCTGCGGGGCAGGTCAGCTGGGGTTCGAGGCCATCGGCCTCGCCGATACGGACGATCCCGCGCTGTTCGTCGGAGAGGCAGAGGGGCAGGTGTCCGTCGCCGTTCCCCTAGATGACGCTGTGCGGTCTGATTACTACCGACCGCTTACTCGCTATGTACTCAATCGAGCGTGTCTGTCACAGTAG
- a CDS encoding helix-turn-helix domain-containing protein produces the protein MAAGERPLNEVQFLTVAEVASVMRVSKMTVYRLVHSGHLPAIRVGRSFRVPEQAVHEYLRESYVGVETA, from the coding sequence ATGGCTGCAGGCGAGAGGCCTCTGAACGAGGTCCAGTTCCTTACCGTGGCGGAAGTCGCCTCGGTGATGCGAGTGTCGAAGATGACCGTGTACCGCTTGGTGCACAGCGGTCATCTGCCGGCGATCCGGGTGGGGAGGTCCTTCCGGGTGCCGGAGCAAGCGGTTCACGAGTACCTCCGCGAGAGCTACGTGGGGGTGGAGACCGCCTGA